In Deinococcus humi, one genomic interval encodes:
- a CDS encoding helix-turn-helix domain-containing protein yields the protein MVEWHPSKYSRAQLEERRLAATPWLQEGKHSQQEIAQHFGVSVHTVSNWKKRLKRTGS from the coding sequence GTGGTCGAATGGCATCCTTCCAAATACTCCCGTGCTCAGCTCGAAGAACGTCGGCTGGCCGCGACGCCATGGCTTCAAGAGGGCAAGCATTCACAGCAGGAGATTGCCCAGCACTTCGGGGTTTCGGTGCACACCGTCAGCAACTGGAAGAAGCGCCTGAAACGCACCGGCAGT